A window of the bacterium genome harbors these coding sequences:
- the guaA gene encoding glutamine-hydrolyzing GMP synthase, whose translation MQHSETIIILDFGSQFTQLIARRIRELNVYCEIHPFNTSVEKIRSLKPFGIILSGGPSSVYDEKAPLPDRAIFELGRPVLGICYGMQVMAHYLGGAVDKAAYREYGRAEIRISNHDDLFNGFPLSTTVWQSHGDRLEKIPAGFETLAGTDNAPITAMRRLEKKFWGVQFHPEVAHTPLGKNLLKNFIMTICGCTGTWTSSSFVKDSIKNIREKVGDGYVICALSGGVDSSVAAMILHEAIPEQFTAIFVDNGLLRKNEREQVESTFKKFFKNHLIVADASELFLSRLQGIDDPEKKRKIIGATFIDVFETEVEKLRKTAGHIDFLAQGTLYPDVIESVSVKGPSATIKTHHNVGGLPEKMRLQLIEPLRELFKDEVRSVGRELKLSDDLLMRHPFPGPGLAVRILGEVTKERCDLLREADAVFIEELKLSGEYKNIWQAFTVLLPVKSVGVMGDERTYQNAVALRAVTSQDGMTADWAHVPYELLAKISNRIINEVRGINRVTYDISSKPPATIEWE comes from the coding sequence GTGCAGCACTCTGAAACGATCATCATTCTCGATTTTGGTTCACAATTCACCCAGCTTATTGCGCGGAGGATCCGGGAACTGAATGTCTATTGTGAAATACATCCGTTCAACACGTCCGTCGAAAAGATCAGATCATTAAAACCTTTCGGAATCATTCTTTCCGGCGGTCCTTCCAGCGTGTATGACGAGAAAGCTCCTTTGCCGGATCGCGCTATATTCGAACTTGGCCGGCCTGTCTTGGGAATTTGTTACGGCATGCAGGTCATGGCGCATTATTTAGGGGGAGCGGTCGATAAGGCGGCGTATCGAGAATACGGACGCGCGGAGATTCGCATTTCAAATCACGATGATCTTTTTAACGGCTTTCCGCTTTCAACTACGGTGTGGCAGAGTCACGGGGACCGGCTTGAAAAAATTCCCGCCGGTTTTGAAACCCTTGCGGGAACTGATAATGCGCCGATCACGGCTATGCGTAGACTGGAGAAGAAATTCTGGGGCGTACAATTTCACCCGGAAGTTGCGCATACTCCGCTCGGGAAAAACCTGCTCAAAAATTTTATCATGACCATCTGCGGTTGTACCGGTACATGGACTTCCTCGTCTTTCGTCAAAGACTCGATCAAAAATATTCGGGAGAAGGTTGGCGACGGATATGTGATCTGCGCGTTGTCCGGAGGTGTGGATTCGTCGGTCGCGGCGATGATTCTGCACGAGGCCATTCCGGAGCAATTTACGGCGATTTTTGTCGACAACGGGCTTCTTAGAAAGAACGAGCGCGAGCAGGTTGAATCAACATTTAAGAAATTTTTCAAGAATCATTTGATCGTAGCGGATGCATCGGAATTGTTCCTTTCCCGTTTGCAAGGTATTGATGACCCTGAGAAAAAAAGAAAAATTATCGGCGCAACTTTTATCGACGTATTTGAGACAGAAGTAGAAAAACTGAGAAAAACGGCCGGTCATATTGATTTTCTTGCGCAAGGGACGTTGTATCCCGATGTCATTGAAAGCGTGTCGGTCAAAGGCCCTTCCGCTACTATTAAAACACATCACAATGTCGGCGGACTTCCTGAAAAAATGCGGCTGCAACTTATCGAGCCTTTGCGTGAATTATTCAAAGATGAGGTGCGTTCCGTTGGGCGCGAATTGAAATTATCGGACGACCTGCTTATGCGTCACCCGTTTCCTGGACCCGGACTGGCCGTTAGAATATTAGGTGAAGTGACAAAAGAACGATGCGATCTTTTGCGGGAGGCCGATGCGGTGTTTATTGAGGAACTGAAATTATCCGGAGAATATAAAAATATCTGGCAGGCATTCACGGTTCTGTTACCTGTAAAGTCCGTCGGCGTGATGGGCGATGAACGCACCTATCAGAATGCCGTTGCTCTGCGGGCCGTAACAAGCCAGGACGGCATGACAGCGGACTGGGCGCATGTGCCGTATGAACTTCTCGCTAAGATTTCCAATCGCATCATTAATGAAGTGCGCGGCATTAACCGTGTAACCTATGATATCAGTTCAAAGCCTCCGGCAACGATCGAATGGGAATAG
- a CDS encoding inorganic diphosphatase, giving the protein MNLKDFPIGARFPKVVNAIIEIPEGSRNKYEYDADLEIFKLDRVLYSAVHYPTAYGFIPGTHYDDGDPVDILVLNSQPLAIGILVEVRPLGVLRMRDDKGPDDKIISVAIGDEHYKDVSRVEQLPHHLLVEIEHFFSTYKHLEGKEVKSFGWEPTAFADAAIRLGRKKYLALKKKKR; this is encoded by the coding sequence ATGAATCTGAAAGACTTTCCAATTGGGGCGCGCTTTCCAAAAGTCGTCAATGCGATCATAGAAATCCCGGAAGGAAGCCGAAACAAATATGAATACGATGCTGATCTGGAGATTTTTAAGCTGGACAGGGTTCTGTATTCGGCTGTTCACTACCCGACGGCCTACGGATTTATTCCCGGCACGCATTACGACGACGGGGACCCGGTTGATATTCTGGTGTTAAACAGCCAGCCGTTAGCGATTGGTATTCTCGTGGAAGTTCGGCCATTAGGCGTTTTGCGCATGCGGGACGATAAGGGGCCGGACGATAAAATCATTTCCGTGGCGATCGGAGATGAGCATTACAAAGATGTTTCCCGCGTAGAACAGCTGCCGCACCATTTGCTGGTTGAAATCGAGCATTTTTTCTCTACCTATAAACATCTTGAAGGAAAAGAAGTTAAAAGTTTCGGATGGGAACCCACGGCATTTGCGGACGCGGCTATTCGGCTAGGTAGAAAAAAATATCTTGCCCTGAAAAAGAAGAAACGATAG
- a CDS encoding NUDIX domain-containing protein — protein MSYTHRLAVIAYVFHDNKFLLLKRNNEPRVWGPPGGRLKPDEDPNKGILREVKEETGLNIRIFSPADIWHGEYDGRILVSIDYLAETDSEEVKLSSEHSEFCWASIEDLRNKNPLLGEAKKSFLLKDFEKAWTLYQKIK, from the coding sequence ATGTCTTATACCCACCGTTTAGCCGTTATTGCTTATGTATTCCACGATAATAAATTTCTCCTGCTCAAAAGGAATAATGAGCCCAGAGTGTGGGGCCCGCCGGGAGGGCGGTTAAAACCCGATGAAGATCCCAACAAGGGCATTCTTCGGGAAGTCAAAGAGGAAACGGGATTAAACATTAGAATTTTTTCCCCAGCAGATATCTGGCACGGCGAGTATGACGGCCGAATACTCGTTTCCATTGATTACTTAGCCGAAACGGATTCAGAGGAAGTGAAATTGTCGAGCGAGCATTCTGAGTTTTGCTGGGCGTCAATCGAAGATTTAAGAAACAAAAATCCGTTGTTGGGAGAGGCGAAAAAAAGTTTTTTGTTAAAAGATTTTGAAAAAGCATGGACGCTATATCAAAAAATAAAATAG